A window of the Microbulbifer aggregans genome harbors these coding sequences:
- a CDS encoding acyltransferase family protein, whose product MANGVSVESRAQWVDYAKAIGIILVVYGHVARGLFDAGIPVSPELFLLVESIVYSFHMPLFFFLSGLFFEASFRRRGPGGLVLSKLDTIVYPYILWSLLQGSIEVFLSKYTNGSVGAGDVFSFLWEPRAQFWFLYALFILFCVATLIFSLLRLRGSLIVFSVLAALLYIYQPLAGVQPLGFLVDNLVYFLLGALVYRYGGETELGRYRWAVVLGAGFLLAQYWFHATLGLTWTDKGAPSLLLGGISILFVVSLSVALARSPSKIWLLVGSSSMAIYLMHVLAGAGVRVVLQKLAGVDAFLVHLGLGMAVGLIGPILALEIIKRLNIRYLFSAPISSYLMSITTRIGGKGEGRAADS is encoded by the coding sequence GTGGCGAATGGTGTAAGCGTGGAGAGTCGAGCCCAATGGGTCGACTACGCCAAAGCGATCGGCATCATCCTGGTGGTTTATGGACATGTGGCGAGGGGGCTCTTCGACGCAGGCATCCCTGTATCCCCTGAGTTATTCCTGCTGGTGGAAAGCATTGTTTACAGCTTTCACATGCCACTGTTCTTTTTCCTTTCCGGCCTTTTCTTTGAAGCATCGTTCCGCAGGCGTGGTCCCGGTGGGTTGGTGCTCAGCAAGCTGGATACAATCGTATACCCCTATATTCTCTGGTCGCTGTTGCAGGGCTCGATAGAAGTCTTCCTATCGAAATATACGAATGGGTCGGTTGGGGCCGGGGATGTCTTCTCTTTTCTGTGGGAACCCAGAGCGCAGTTCTGGTTTCTCTATGCCCTGTTTATTCTCTTTTGCGTAGCCACCCTGATATTTTCTTTGCTCAGGCTGCGGGGAAGCCTGATTGTCTTTTCCGTACTTGCGGCCTTGCTTTATATCTATCAACCCCTCGCGGGGGTTCAGCCCCTCGGCTTCCTCGTTGATAACCTGGTTTACTTTTTACTGGGTGCGCTGGTTTATCGGTACGGTGGCGAGACGGAGTTGGGGCGTTACCGCTGGGCAGTGGTTTTGGGCGCTGGCTTTTTGCTGGCCCAGTATTGGTTCCACGCTACGCTGGGGCTCACTTGGACAGATAAAGGGGCTCCCTCTCTGCTCTTGGGGGGGATCTCAATCCTGTTTGTGGTATCCCTGTCGGTAGCACTGGCACGTAGCCCGAGCAAAATATGGCTGCTGGTGGGCTCATCCTCAATGGCAATCTACCTGATGCATGTGCTTGCGGGAGCCGGAGTCCGGGTCGTTTTGCAAAAGCTGGCCGGTGTGGATGCCTTCTTGGTCCACCTGGGGCTGGGAATGGCGGTGGGGCTGATCGGGCCGATCCTGGCGCTGGAAATCATCAAGCGCCTGAATATTCGCTATCTGTTCAGTGCGCCAATTTCCTCTTACCTGATGTCCATAACGACGCGTATTGGCGGCAAGGGTGAGGGGCGGGCAGCAGATAGTTAG